In Flavobacterium piscisymbiosum, the sequence TCCACAAACTCAAAAACCGCAAATTCTTCCGGTTGATGAAATCCATATTTTAAACTCTTATAATATTGTAATGCAAGATATTCTGTTGCATCACCGTAATCAATTCTAAAAGCATTTCCTCTCCATTTTGTTCCGCTTTTTGGTTGGGTAAAATTACCGTTTTTAATGTTTTTTAAACTCGAAAAAGGAATTTTAATTTCGGTATTATAACCTTCAGGAGTTATTTTGCTTACGCTTTCTAATCCTGCAATATCAAAACTCATAGCGGTATTCCAACCGCCACAATTTGGTGAAATACATTTTAGCAACAAATCATAATTAGACGAAAAAGCATTCACTCCAATTTCGATATAGTTTTGACTATCGCCATCAGGATCAATAAAAAACTCTACCAAATCATCGGTATTAAAAATTGGTGCATCTTTTTTTTGAGGTTTTCCAATTATCTTAGAATCTGCAGAACGATAGGCGACGTATAAGTTTTCATCATTCCACACAAGTGAAACAAAAGTACTCTGAGTAGCGTTTTCTCCCGAATTATGAATAACAAACGGGCCTAAAAATGGAGTTTTCCAATCCGTTAAATCTCCATCAATTTTTATCTCGTCATTAGTTTTGTGAATGGCAATATTTTGCGAATAATTTGTTATCGAACACATAAAACTTAAAAACACGACGATTGGACTGATTTTCATAACTAACATAAATGAATTTGATTGGCTAAAATAAAGAAGAATAAATGAATTTTAACATTAAATTTTCCGAATCGGGAATATAAAATCATTTAATACTTGATTCGAATGTTTACATTTGTTGAAGCTTAAAGAGGTTGAAAAGCCTTTTTTATTTCGATTAAAAGCAAATATTTATTTTGTATGAAAAAATACTTTGGTGGCGTTTTTATCGCCTTTTTAATTGGTTTTAATGCCAATGCACAAGGACTTTTGAATAAGTCTGAAACGGTTTTTACACATCAGGATACTTTACGCGGAAGCATTACAAAAGAGCGCGCCTGGTGGGATTTAAAATCTTATCATTTAGATGTAAAAGTAGATCCAAAAGAAAAAACGATTAAGGGTTCAAATACTGTTCGTTATACTGTTTTGACAGCGTATAATAAAATGCAGATTGATTTGCAGGAACCTATGCAAATTTATAAAGTGACTCAGGATGGCAAAGAACTGAAATTTGAAAGAGACGGAAATGCCTTTATTATTCAGTTAACCGCAGCCCAAAAAGTAGGCGAGACTAAAGAAATCGTAATTTCATTTGGAGGAAAACCAAAAGAAGCCGTAAATCCACCGTGGGATGGCGGAATTACCTGGAAAAAAGACAAAAACGGAAAAGATTTTATTGCTTCATCCTGTCAGGGTCTTGGCGCCAGCGTTTGGTGGCCAAACAAAGACCATATGTATGATGAAGTCGAAAATATGCTGATCAGCGTGAATGTTCCCGGACATTTAACGGATGTTTCAAACGGAAGATTACAGAGTGTTAAAAAGGAAAAAGACGGAACCAAAACCTTTAATTGGTATGTTTCTAACCCAATTAATAATTATGGTGTAAACATTAATGTTGGCGATTATGTAAATTTCTCAGAAAAATTTAAAGGAGAAAAAGGAGATTTAGATTGTAATTATTATGTTTTGAGTTATAATTTGGCTGTAGCCAAAGAGCAATTCAAGGATGCCCCGAAAATGCTTAAGGCATTTGAAAACTGGTTTGGACCGTATCCTTTTTACGAAGACAGCTATAAATTGGTTGAAGCTCCTTATTTAGGAATGGAACATCAAAGTAGCGTAACTTACGGAAATGGTTATAAAAATGGTTATTTAGGCCGTGACTTAAGCGGAACGGGCTGGGGATTAAAATTTGATTTTATCATTATTCACGAATCAGGACACGAATGGTTTGCTAATAATATTACATACAAAGATATCGCTGATATGTGGGTACACGAAAGTTTTACCAACTATTCTGAAAGTCTTTTCCTTGAATATTATTACGGAAAAGACGCTGCTGCAGAATATATTATTGGCTGCAGAAAAGGTATCAAAAACGATAAGCCAATTATAGGTAATTATGATGTAAATAATGAAGGATCGGGCGATATGTATCCAAAAGGAGCAAGTATGCTGCACATGATGCGCCAGATTATCAATGATGATGTAAAATGGAAATCTATTTTAAGAGGTTTAAACAGTACTTTTTATCATCAAACCGTTACCGGAAAACAAATCCAGGATTACATCAATACACAATCGGGAATTAACTTCAACAGGGTTTATGCACAATATTTGACTACAACTCAAATTCCTGTTTTTGAATACATGTTCAAAGACGGATCTTTTGGGTACCATTGGACAAATTGTGTAGCTAAGTTTGATATGCCTGTAAAAGTGAATTTGAATGGTCAAGATACTTGGTTAAAACCAACAACAGAATGGAAATCAGAAAAGACAAATAATGAAGATAGAAAAGTTATAGTTGATAAGGATTTCTATGTTACGACTTCTAATATTGTAGAGTAAAATTTTAAAATTACAAATTTTTAAAATCCCAAATTCCAATTCTTAACTGGAGTTTGGGATTTTTTTTATTCGATAACTTTACGCAAAGACCTTTGTCAAAGTTTAAAACTTTGACAAAGGTTGGGACGCAAACCATTTAGGATTTGGGATCTTTTTATTGGATTTGAATTGTATGCGAATAGTAAACCCGACAGGTTTTTAAAACTTGTCGGGTTTGTTGTTTATAGACAATCTTGTCATTTCAATTTCTGTGATAAAACTATTCTTTTTTAGGAGCTAATCCCGCTATACGTTCCAATCTTTTGTATCCGCGGCGGCGGACACAAAAGGATTTCCACTTCTATCGGGGCTAGGGCAATCATTTTCACAACACTATTTCCGTGCAGTTTGTCATTTCGACAGAGGAGAAATCCTCGCAAGTAACTCCGCAACGAAAACTCAATCTTTGTCGAGCTTCTCACGAGGATCTCTCCTGCGTCGAAATGACAAAAGCCTGAAAAGATTAAGATCTTTTCAGGCTTTTTTATTGGAATTTGTCCCCGATGTTTCGAGATCAAATTTGAAATTTAATTTCTATCGACTATTCAATTTTGCTTTTTCCTTAATAATATCAGCAATTTTTCTATTCTCGATTTTACTTTCAAGCCACGAAATAATATCTAAATAAAGAAAAGCTCTTTTCTCATAAGTATTCTTTTCTAATTCAATAAAACGCAAACGCATTTTGATGAATTCTTTTTTGATATCTGCAGGATATAAGTTGTTTAGGTTCCTTAAAAACTTGATAATTTCTTTTTGAACTTCATGAAGATCATTCATTTTTATTAGAAACTTATACGTGTTTTTAAGGTGATTTTCAAGATAATAATCTTTTCCAAGCTCATAATGCGCAATTAAAGACAATAGTCTCGCAAAACACATTAAATCCTCTCGCATCGATAAGTTCTTATTGTTGATTATTTTATCTAAATAAAAAATAC encodes:
- a CDS encoding carbohydrate-binding family 9-like protein, which translates into the protein MKISPIVVFLSFMCSITNYSQNIAIHKTNDEIKIDGDLTDWKTPFLGPFVIHNSGENATQSTFVSLVWNDENLYVAYRSADSKIIGKPQKKDAPIFNTDDLVEFFIDPDGDSQNYIEIGVNAFSSNYDLLLKCISPNCGGWNTAMSFDIAGLESVSKITPEGYNTEIKIPFSSLKNIKNGNFTQPKSGTKWRGNAFRIDYGDATEYLALQYYKSLKYGFHQPEEFAVFEFVE
- a CDS encoding M1 family metallopeptidase encodes the protein MKKYFGGVFIAFLIGFNANAQGLLNKSETVFTHQDTLRGSITKERAWWDLKSYHLDVKVDPKEKTIKGSNTVRYTVLTAYNKMQIDLQEPMQIYKVTQDGKELKFERDGNAFIIQLTAAQKVGETKEIVISFGGKPKEAVNPPWDGGITWKKDKNGKDFIASSCQGLGASVWWPNKDHMYDEVENMLISVNVPGHLTDVSNGRLQSVKKEKDGTKTFNWYVSNPINNYGVNINVGDYVNFSEKFKGEKGDLDCNYYVLSYNLAVAKEQFKDAPKMLKAFENWFGPYPFYEDSYKLVEAPYLGMEHQSSVTYGNGYKNGYLGRDLSGTGWGLKFDFIIIHESGHEWFANNITYKDIADMWVHESFTNYSESLFLEYYYGKDAAAEYIIGCRKGIKNDKPIIGNYDVNNEGSGDMYPKGASMLHMMRQIINDDVKWKSILRGLNSTFYHQTVTGKQIQDYINTQSGINFNRVYAQYLTTTQIPVFEYMFKDGSFGYHWTNCVAKFDMPVKVNLNGQDTWLKPTTEWKSEKTNNEDRKVIVDKDFYVTTSNIVE